In Paramormyrops kingsleyae isolate MSU_618 chromosome 18, PKINGS_0.4, whole genome shotgun sequence, the DNA window TCTGCAAATCAATTTCCCACAGGTCGTACATGGCCCATCTCATTCGGCTTGGGGTCAGGGCTTGGTATGGCTTACTCCAACTGCCAGCATGACTTCAGGTCTCCATACCTTCTGCATGGTCAGCTGGTCAAAGTAAGTATGCCAGCTGGTGTGTACCTTGAATATGTCAGACACACATTTAGGATCACACACTCACCAGTCTGGCACAGCCCATGCATCTATCACACAGTATGTTATTCCAGGCAAACATAATCATAAACATGCAGAGTTCACACAAGACCAGCTACAAATGAAGTTGccttcctttgtttttttttttttttctgcaggacCAGTAGCATTTCCCAGAGTGAACGCCTTCTCCGCATATTGATTGCATCAATGCTGTTTGCCTCTCAGCTCTTTCCCAGTCTCACTGCAGTATACCTGATCAGAGCTGATCCTGTTAATTAATAAAATACTAATGTACATGCAACTGCAGGAGCGCACCCATACAAAAtatatgtgtatttatatagCTTTCTCTCTCGAGCATTTCATTTGTGTATTGTCAGCTGTGGGTTTCAATCAACCCTTCCCTGGTGTATGAAATAAGGATGCTATCCCAAGTTTTGGATTGATTTCATCCCACAAGGCAGAGCCAGATTAGTGAGACTGTCAGAATTTAACAAGCCTGTAATTAGAAATTGTAGTCCCATCTCCATCATTAGGAGCATTCTAGGTATTGAAAGCATACGAGGGCAACAGTCATGGTGGCAACTAACGGCTATCGATACTTATATTTGACTTTATTGATTTGTTagtttatcatta includes these proteins:
- the micos10 gene encoding MICOS complex subunit MIC10, whose protein sequence is MSEKELGRKWDRCLADAAVKLGAGLGLGIVFSVVFFKRRTWPISFGLGSGLGMAYSNCQHDFRSPYLLHGQLVKDQ